A part of Brassica rapa cultivar Chiifu-401-42 chromosome A05, CAAS_Brap_v3.01, whole genome shotgun sequence genomic DNA contains:
- the LOC103869454 gene encoding RNA pseudouridine synthase 4, mitochondrial has product MAANWRVATAALRRHLRSPPPTIRESTGALSAANQRRSYTTAFADDDDDPRGKWLTLPPFSPTIDAAAVGKELSFGDGDSIVKGSTDGSTTALRWILRCRPDLPRNLVQKLFRLRQVRRQVVVPMSCELQRSQLKRVAAKESLNVGDRIYLPLSVGNDAPPPAKKERFRCSEEERKFVCSLVLYKDPAIIVLNKPHGMAVQGGTGVKTSIDELAATCLTFDKSESPRLVHRLDRDCSGLLVLGRTQTAATLLHSIFREKTSGASAYGVKKNIKSLKRKYLALVIGCPRRQRGQISAPLRKVVVDDGKSDRITVNVNGELVSTQHAITEYRVVESSPHGYTWLELRPLTGRKHQLRVHCAEVLGTPILGDYKYGWQAHKTREPFVSPENTRTKPSPSPFGLDMEGGDVSSKQPHLHLHSKQIDLPNICQLLEKLEVSPDSDISDLDGLKFDAPLPTHMQLSFNLLKSRVESSDNC; this is encoded by the exons ATGGCGGCCAATTGGAGAGTTGCGACCGCGGCCCTCCGTCGTCATCTCCGATCCCCACCGCCTACTATCAGGGAGTCCACCGGAGCCTTATCCGCGGCTAATCAGCGTCGCAGCTACACGACAGCTTTCgctgacgatgatgatgatccgAGAGGGAAATGGCTCACTCTACCTCCTTTCTCTCCCACCATCGACGCCGCCGCGGTAGGAAAGGAGCTCTCTTTCGGCGACGGAGACTCCATCGTCAAAGGCTCAACGGATGGCTCAACGACGGCGCTGAGGTGGATTCTTCGTTGCCGTCCTGACCTACCTAGAAACCTCGTACAGAAACTCTTTCGTTTAAGACAG GTTAGAAGACAAGTAGTAGTGCCTATGAGTTGTGAACTACAAAGAAGCCAACTTAAAAGG GTGGCAGCTAAGGAGTCCTTGAATGTAGGAGATAGAATTTACCTTCCTTTGTCTGTAGGCAATGATGCGCCGCCTCCTGCTAAGAAAGAACGCTTTCGTTGCAGTGAAGAAGAGCGCAAATTCGTTTGCAGTTTGGTCTTGTACAAG GATCCAGCCATTATTGTCTTGAATAAACCTCATGGTATGGCTGTTCAA GGAGGGACTGGGGTCAAAACCAGCATTGATGAACTCGCTGCCACTTGTTTGACTTTTGATAAGTCAGAGTCTCCCCGACTG GTGCACAGACTTGACAGAGACTGTAGTGGGCTTTTGGTGTTGGGAAGAACACAAACAGCTGCAACGCTTCTTCATTCTATATTCCGCGAGAAAACATCTGGTGCTTCCGCCTAT GGTGTCAAGAAGAACATAAAATCCTTGAAAAGAAAATATCTGGCACTCGTGATCGGGTGCCCAAGACGTCAAAGGGGACAGATCTCAGCGCCACTCAGAAAG GTTGTTGTGGATGATGGAAAATCTGATCGTATCACAGTTAATGTCAATGGAGAACTCGTTTCCACTCAGCATGCTATCACTGAATACCGAGTGGTCGAATCTTCACCACATG GATACACATGGCTGGAGCTTCGTCCTTTAACCGGCAGAAAACATCAGCTCCGTGTACACTGCGCAGAAGTGCTAGGAACACCGATACTCGGGGACTATAAATACGGTTGGCAAGCTCATAAAACCAGGGAACCTTTTGTGTCTCCAGAAAACACCCGTACCAAGCCATCACCGTCTCCTTTTGGTCTGGATATGGAAGGTGGTGATGTATCTTCAAAACAGCCACACCTTCATCTCCATTCTAAGCAAATCGATCTGCCAAACATCTGTCAGCTCTTGGAGAAATTGGAGGTTTCTCCGGACTCTGATATCTCGGATCTCGATGGCCTTAAATTCGATGCTCCGTTGCCTACTCATATGCAGCTAAGCTTCAACTTGTTGAAATCTAGAGTCGAAAGTAGTGACAATTGTTAG
- the LOC103869452 gene encoding reticulon-like protein B11 has protein sequence MGDSASSSSSSSRVFVHNSLGGGSVADLLLWRNRTGAVIVLVSSTVFWFLFERAGYNLLSFVSNVLLLLVAILFLWAKSASLLNRPLPPVPNMEIPEEFVVKVADDIRVLINRVLSIASDITVARNPIRLLQMSLVLWAISYVGTLINSLTLVYIGILLSLSVPIVYEKYQDHIDDKLNSTSKVIRSISMKIPMMPVSKEKKYQ, from the exons ATGGGCGATtccgcttcttcttcttcttcctcatcacgCGTTTTTGTTCACAACTCTCTGGGCGGTGGTTCAG TTGCTGATTTACTGCTGTGGAGAAACAGGACTGGTGCAGTCATTGTCCTAGTCTCCTCTACTGTGTTCTGGTTTCTGTTTGAGAGAGCTGGTTACAATCTCTTGTCTTTCGTCTCCAACGTTCTgcttcttcttgttgccatCCTCTTCCTATGGGCCAAGTCTGCTTCCCTACTCAACCG ACCTCTACCACCAGTTCCCAATATGGAGATCCCTGAGGAGTTTGTAGTTAAGGTTGCTGATGATATTCGTGTTTTGATCAATCGTGTGTTGTCAATTGCAAGTGATATAACCGTTGCTAGAAATCCCATTCGTCTTCTTCAG ATGTCACTGGTCTTGTGGGCGATATCCTATGTGGGGACGTTAATCAACTCCCTCACTCTTGTCTACATTG GGATTCTTCTAAGTCTTTCTGTTCCTATTGTGTACGAGAAGTACCAAGACCACATCGACGATAAACTGAACTCGACTTCTAAAGTCATTCGCAGTATCTCAATGAAGATTCCGATGATGCCCGTAAGCAAAGAAAAGAAGTACCAGTAG
- the LOC103869453 gene encoding cinnamyl alcohol dehydrogenase 4, translating to MGSVEGGEKKALGWAARDPSGVLSPYSYTLRSTGPDDVYIKVICCGICHTDIHQIKNDLGMSNYPMVPGHEVVGEVVEVGSDVSKFTVGDVVGVGVIVGCCGSCKPCSSDLEQYCNKRIWSYNDVYTDGKPTQGGFADTMIVNQKFVVKIPEGMPVEQAAPLLCAGVTVYSPLSHFGLMSSGLRGGILGLGGVGHMGVKIAKAMGHHVTVISSSERKREEAMDHLGADDYVVSSDQAEMQRIADSLDYIIDTVPVFHPLEPYLACLKLDGKLILMGVINTPLQFITPLVILGRKVISGSFIGSIKETEEVLAFCKEKGLTSTIEVVKIDELNTAFERLHKNDVRYRFVVDVAGSNLVEEAATTTK from the exons atggGAAGTGTAGAAGGTGGAGAAAAGAAGGCTTTAGGATGGGCTGCAAGAGATCCTTCTGGTGTTCTCTCTCCTTACTCCTACACTTTGAG GAGCACAGGGCCAGATGATGTGTATATAAAGGTTATATGCTGTGGAATCTGCCATACTGATATCCACCAGATTAAAAATGATCTTGGAATGTCCAATTATCCTATGGTTCCTGG ACACGAGGTGGTAGGTGAAGTGGTTGAAGTGGGATCAGATGTGAGCAAGTTCACCGTAGGAGATGTGGTCGGAGTCGGCGTTATCGTAGGATGCTGCGGTAGCTGCAAACCCTGCAGCTCAGATCTTGAACAGTACTGTAACAAGAGAATCTGGAGTTACAATGATGTCTACACCGACGGAAAACCAACTCAAGGTGGCTTCGCTGACACTATGATCGTCAATCAGAA GTTTGTCGTGAAGATCCCGGAAGGTATGCCGGTGGAACAGGCTGCCCCGCTGCTCTGCGCGGGAGTAACTGTGTACAGTCCGTTGAGCCACTTCGGTCTAATGTCAAGCGGGCTCAGAGGAGGGATTCTAGGGTTAGGAGGAGTTGGGCACATGGGTGTGAAGATAGCTAAAGCAATGGGACATCACGTGACGGTGATAAGCTCGTCAGAGAGGAAAAGAGAAGAAGCAATGGATCATCTAGGAGCTGACGACTACGTAGTGAGCTCTGATCAAGCAGAGATGCAAAGGATCGCAGATTCTCTTGACTACATCATCGATACCGTACCGGTGTTTCACCCTCTGGAGCCTTACTTGGCTTGTCTTAAACTCGACGGGAAGTTGATCCTCATGGGTGTTATTAACACTCCTCTTCAGTTCATCACCCCTCTCGTCATTCTTG GGAGGAAAGTGATATCAGGAAGCTTTATTGGGAGCATCAAAGAGACAGAGGAAGTGTTAGCTTTCTGCAAGGAGAAAGGGCTTACGTCGACAATTGAAGTGGTGAAGATTGATGAGCTCAACACTGCGTTTGAGAGGCTTCACAAGAACGATGTGCGTTACAGATTTGTGGTTGATGTTGCTGGAAGCAATCTGGTCGAGGAGGCTGCAACAACTACAAAATGA
- the LOC117133881 gene encoding LOW QUALITY PROTEIN: probable F-box protein At5g47300 (The sequence of the model RefSeq protein was modified relative to this genomic sequence to represent the inferred CDS: inserted 3 bases in 2 codons): MTVMSYLPGDLLEEILCRVPAVSLKRLRSSCKRWNRLFNDKQFSTKHLDKAAKQSLVFKVTQYSRACLMSVNLHGTPSVEFKGELSLLGSHLNANQVKISXVFHCDGLLLCTISSDTRIVLWNPFTGKTRWIQPRSTKHSYALGSYKEPRCGTSSYKILSYRTYNDHEFDSNTXRILDFTSDFELLYIGTSVSFKGKTYWFASDREDEQLGMFLVSFDYTTERFGRLSLPCKYPVGFFHDVALSVVGEEKLSVLLQPRNTRGKEIWVTNKIDGTKEVSWRKFLTVNYPERDYWITFTCFWVDEEKKVALCCEKCMFDRNTKIKDLVYIAGEDNEVKLIDFGAVTFGSCWPVLDYFPRLAYIQPGGGLKKRKRKR, from the exons ATGACTGTGATGTCATACCTTCCAGGAGATTTGCTAGAGGAGATACTCTGTCGCGTCCCTGCAGTATCTCTGAAACGTCTACGATCTTCATGCAAACGTTGGAACCGTTTATTCAACGATAAGCAATTCTCAACAAAGCACTTGGATAAAGCAGCAAAACAGTCTCTGGTTTTTAAGGTGACACAATATTCTAGGGCTTGTTTGATGAGTGTCAATCTCCATGGAACTCCATCTGTAGAGTTTAAAGGTGAGCTTAGCCTACTCGGTTCGCATTTGAATGCAAATCAGGTCAAAATATC AGTCTTTCACTGCGACGGGTTATTGTTATGTACTATCAGTAGCGACACTAGAATCGTGCTTTGGAACCCGTTTACTGGTAAGACCAGGTGGATCCAACCAAGAAGTACAAAACACTCATATGCTCTTGGATCCTACAAAGAACCTAGATGTGGAACTAGTAGCTACAAAATATTGAGCTATAGAACTTATAATGACCATGAGTTTGACTCTAATA TGAGAATTCTTGATTTCACTTCCGACTTCGAGTTATTGTATATTGGTACCAGCGTGTCTTTCAAGGGGAAGACGTATTGGTTTGCTTCCGATAGAGAAGATGAACAACTCGGCATGTTCTTGGTCAGTTTTGACTACACAACAGAGAGATTTGGACGCTTGAGTCTTCCTTGTAAGTATCCTGTAGGTTTTTTCCATGATGTGGCTCTATCCGTTGTTGGAGAAGAGAAGCTTTCAGTGTTATTACAACCAAGAAACACACGGGGGAAAGAGATATGGGTAACAAACAAGATCGATGGGACGAAAGAGGTGTCGTGGAGAAAGTTCTTAACAGTGAATTACCCCGAACGTGATTATTGGATTACTTTTACTTGTTTTTGGGTCGACGAGGAGAAGAAAGTCGCCCTATGTTGCGAGAAATGTATGTTCGACCGCAATACCAAGATCAAGGACTTGGTATACATTGCTGGGGAGGATAATGAAGTCAAACTAATTGATTTTGGAGCAGTTACATTTGGATCATGTTGGCCAGTTCTTGATTATTTTCCAAGATTGGCCTATATCCAACCAGGTGGAGGcttaaagaaaagaaagagaaagaggtgA